In Erigeron canadensis isolate Cc75 chromosome 7, C_canadensis_v1, whole genome shotgun sequence, one DNA window encodes the following:
- the LOC122608551 gene encoding probable acyl-activating enzyme 17, peroxisomal, protein MVYKSLDKICITDIVNVQGGGISSETATQLHNKLVEIIKEYGPGTPQTWKQISTQILNPDLPFLFHQMMYYGCYVDFGVDPPAWLPDMEDAKLTNVGSLLERRGKEFLGPGYKDPISSYSDFHEFSAANLEVFWKTILDEMDISFSAPPKCILVDNRSEESQLLHPGGQWLPGAYVNPARNCLNLNSKKNLNDIAVIWRDEGNDKMPVNKMTYEKLRSEVWLVAYALETLGLEKESAIAIDMPMDVYSVVIYLAIVLAGHVVVSIADSFAPSEISKRLKLSKAKAIFTQDLIIRGEKSLPLYSRVVDAESPQAIVIPTKGSTFSMELRDGDISWIDFLERAKSYQDIEFVAVERPIEAFTNILFSSGTTGEPKAIPWTLATPFKAGADGWCHMDVHKGDVIAWPTNLGWMMGPWLIYVVLLNGGSIALYNGSPLASGFAKFVQDAKVTTLGVIPSIVRAWRTKNITAGFDWSTIRSFGSTGETSNVDECLWLMGRAHYKPVIEYCGGTEIGGGFTIGSLLQPQCLSAFSTPNLGCNLFILDKNGVPLPPKVPGFGELALNPLMFGASSTLLNGNHYEVYFKGMPSLNGKVLRRHGDVFERTSNGYYRAHGRMDDTMNLGGIKVSSVEIERVCNSVNDIILETAAIGVIPAGGGPQTLVIVVVFKDTNVTKPDLNKLKESMNSALRKNLNPLFKVSDVVPFPSLPRTASNKVMRRVLRQQLTQIGQNGKEQSAELSVEA, encoded by the exons ATGGTGTACAAATCATTGGATAAAATATGTATAACAGATATAGTAAACGTGCAGGGTGGTGGCATATCATCAGAAACTGCAACTCAACTTCATAACAAACTTGTTGAAATAATCAAGGAATATGGTCCTGGCACTCCTCAAACATGGAAGCAGATTTCGACCCAAATTCTCAACCCGGACCTTCCCTTTTTGTTTCATCAGATGATGTACTACGGGTGTTACGTAGATTTTGGAGTTGATCCACCTGCTTGGTTACCTGACAT GGAGGATGCAAAGTTGACAAATGTCGGTAGTTTATTAGAAAGACGGGGAAAGGAGTTTTTGGGTCCGGGTTATAAAGATCCCATTTCAAGCTACTCGGATTTTCATGAGTTTTCAGCCGCCAATCTTGAG GTGTTCTGGAAAACGATACTTGATGAAATGGATATATCATTTTCTGCGCCTCCAAAATGCATTTTAGTTGACAACCGGTCTGAAGAGAGTCAATTATTGCATCCAGGAGGTCAATGGCTTCCTGGAGCGTACGTAAATCCAGCTAGAAATTGTTTAAATTTGAACAGCAAGAAAAATCTGAATGATATAGCAGTAATATGGCGTGATGAAGGAAATGATAAAATGCCAGTTAACAAAATGACATATGAGAAGTTGCGTTCGGAGGTTTG gcTTGTTGCATATGCTCTTGAAACACTCGGATTGGAAAAAGAATCTGCAATTGCAATTGATATGCCTATGGATGTCTACTCCGTGGTAATATATCTAGCAATTGTTTTAGCTGGGCATGTAGTAGTATCTATTGCAGATAGTTTTGCGCCAAGTGAAATTTCAAAACGACTTAAACTATCTAAAGCCAAAGCCATTTTTACTCAG GATTTGATCATTCGTGGTGAGAAAAGCCTTCCACTATATAG CCGAGTTGTTGATGCCGAATCGCCTCAGGCAATTGTCATTCCTACAAAAGGCTCTACTTTTAGTATGGAATTACGTGACGGTGATATTTCTTGGATTGATTTTCTTGAAAGAGCTAAAAGTTACCA AGACATTGAGTTTGTAGCCGTCGAACGACCCATTGAAGCTTTTACAAATATCCTTTTTTCTTCAGGAACTACAG GGGAACCAAAAGCAATTCCATGGACCCTTGCAACACCTTTTAAGGCAGGTGCAGATGGTTGGTGCCACATGGATGTTCATAAAGGCGATGTTATTGCATGGCCGACAAATCTTGGATGGATGATGGGTCCTTGGCTAATATATGTTGTGTTGCTAAATGGAGGCTCAATTGCTCTATATAACGGATCTCCCCTGGCTTCTGGCTTTGCCAAGTTTGTTCAG GATGCAAAAGTAACAACTTTAGGAGTGATCCCAAGTATTGTAAGAGCATGGAGAACAAAGAATATTACAGCTGGCTTTGACTGGTCCACCATCCG GTCTTTTGGATCAACTGGTGAGACATCTAATGTGGATGAATGCCTTTGGCTGATGGGAAGAGCTCATTACAAACCGGTCATTGAGTATTGTGGGGGCACAGAGATTGGTGGTGGTTTTACTATCGGATCACTACTGCAGCCTCAGTGTTTATCTGCTTTCAGCACACCAAATTTGGGATGTAATCTGTTTATACTTGACAAAAACGGAGTCCCTTTA CCACCAAAGGTACCCGGGTTTGGTGAATTGGCTCTTAATCCCCTCATGTTTGGAGCATCAAGCACACTACTAAATGGTAACCACTATGAGGTCTACTTCAAAGGAATGCCTTCTTTGAACGGGAAG GTACTAAGAAGGCATGGTGATGTATTTGAGCGCACATCTAACGGATACTATCGTGCCCATGGTCGTATGGATGATACCATGAATCTTGGAGGCATTAAG GTAAGTTCAGTCGAGATTGAACGTGTATGCAACTCAGTCAATGACATAATCCTTGAGACAGCTGCCATAGGTGTTATACCGGCTGGAGGCGGGCCACAAACGTTGGTTATTGTAGTTGTTTTTAAAGATACCAATGTTACAAAACCCGACCTAAATAAGTTGAAAGAGTCAATGAATTCAGCTTTGAGAAAGAATCTCAACCCTTTGTTTAAG GTTTCTGATGTGGTGCCCTTTCCATCACTTCCTAGGACAGCAAGTAACAAAGTAATGAGGAGGGTTTTGAGACAACAGTTGACTCAAATTGGTCAAAATGGCAAGGAGCAGTCTGCCGAACTATCTGTTGAAGCTTGA